From the genome of Drosophila melanogaster chromosome 2L, one region includes:
- the Marf1 gene encoding meiosis regulator and mRNA stability factor 1, isoform D, giving the protein MFQRHTSVIDLHRWNYPECWPFDRNGKVENIYVMEHSDPVPYQQLSTLSPTTALYSNFNNSLEAGTAERLRLNKTGSQVHSLYVGDGQVQNASEPLSFPSHLNLYQYVRTPANFTINSRNRYIPYYNNRSYSASTTGFPIASTPLISSHAHIQDQQGAASYQTIVPLYQTASHCAQQHTTLASVAPIVDNSFVESTTCPMAGITSHNIKMKMIPPNVLLPCSRPTTTAVTIQRSTGEDGGDKEGHTFAKITEMSDAVTLQITNLDYSLDESHIRSFLLNQLKPITPVVSLVFEGSSYAKVTVPDLYFAKQVVSNLHRKKIGHKRMLVSYTRDSSLTEVNTLRCQVAGLLKDVPFNTLPMYKFRELFQSRFKTSISVLDLYKMQDICTINSDNNEEKFISLNPELVNTLDISPLMEGLQHSVPYCSIHFKKEQHKGWAEQEIEPLPNVFMSISEIQKLIYPLLKVHTGDIPVATLLHCVKEELNVSIMANENGVNLEHLICCVQGIQVRANNFGIKILGWLEINKEMQSGTFNASSNTCSLTASDRTNCGSYFKNSVADPLFQISREVIELLKMSPKSTMKFNRFIPAYHNHFGKQCRVADYGYTKLIELFEALSNVVQIMGDGENRQITLSHRIQIRRFTSDLLRVLRANGNNSVLLSQLPLVFTQTQNKTFDITDYGVCDLIDILDGLVSSNIVTLGAAQNGKDILISMPKRKQTNSELEKTCVFAGEMVELFQNALQYTILFQKFVRSYHYHFAYQCRLSDYGFLKLADLLDAINGLVEMKLTSDEDKKIVLSPQVARRVFAEQCENLIRNATGNSSHCMKLEQVLVLHKKKYGYQIQPKTLGVMDMATAVELLPYVELKKKEQAIWLICHNNDHEFRFLCYRVCKYVMERDPSASVWTNVRGEVKLTKSQQFVKPIEKSILVRDFNAKYKDHLSESALLAMRQAIEVYDDGGIQCIRLTRFMKFIIAIVRMLEQRPSMYLYEIKNGLNCGLSTTFEFGFPNLYSVVAAHKDLFSINNGPTQERSEVSINMNCELRQSSLSKDQCVLESQKLTNSKHRAQRSFHSHIGEHNGLPISQPPLKRSATINNCSTFQTYHADTDIFNVPANCLPPRTNLSLPNSFGSSLESGSFSNSYSNKENSMKSLHLFNSSFNSSGELNASLGAGDLTNISLGTGIAVDTSNEPSELWRRRQQNFNRPNSSNFRKSDNGTDGTYTIGNYIAPPIGSIYEPLKYNGQDKEKLPFWIDPIWSKGSEQLRHDILNIRLPKARTTKTFSNILSPYTISKNENLKRQLFSFDNHDRKIA; this is encoded by the exons ATGTTTCAGCGACACACGTCGGTGATCGATCTTCATCGTTGGAATTATCCTGA ATGCTGGCCGTTTGATAGAAACGGAAAAGTcgaaaacatatatgtaatGGAACATTCCGATCCCGTGCCTTATCAACAGCTATCGACATTATCGCCGACCACCGCACTATACTCGAACTTTAACAACTCTTTGGAAGCAGGAACCGCAGAAAGACTACGCCTTAATAAAACTGGGTCACAGGTCCACAGCCTATATGTCGGCGACGGTCAAGTGCAAAATGCTTCTGAACCCTTATCTTTTCCCAGCCACCTTAATCTGTACCAATATGTTCGTACCCCGGCAAACTTCACTATTAACAGCCGCAACCGATATATTCCGTACTATAACAATCGTTCCTACTCTGCTTCAACAACTGGTTTCCCTATAGCCAGTACTCCGCTGATCAGCAGCCATGCGCACATCCAAGACCAACAAGGTGCAGCGTCTTATCAAACGATTGTTCCGCTTTATCAGACCGCAAGCCACTGTGCGCAGCAACATACAACATTGGCATCGGTAGCTCCAATCGTGGACAATTCATTCGTTGAAAGCACCACTTGCCCCATGGCCGGCATCACCTCTCACAacatcaaaatgaaaatgattcCTCCCAATGTATTGTTGCCTTGCTCCAGGCCTACGACAACCGCGGTGACCATCCAAAGGTCAACCGGAGAAGACGGTGGAGATAAAGAAGGTCATACTTTTGCTAAGATTACGGAGATGAGCGATGCTGTTACTTTGCAGATCACCAACTTGGACTACTCGCTGGACGAATCACATATACGCAGCTTTCTACTTAATCAGCTTAAGCCCATTACGCCAGTTGTGTCACTTGTCTTCGAGGGAAGCTCCTATGCCAAAGTCACTGTTCCAGATCTTTAT TTCGCAAAGCAGGTCGTCTCCAATTTGCACCGCAAGAAGATTGGACACAAACGCATGCTGGTCAGTTATACTCGAGATTCCTCCCTCACCGAGGTCAACACACTCCGCTGCCAGGTCGCAGGACTTCTAAAG GATGTCCCATTCAACACCCTCCCCATGTATAAGTTTAGAGAACTATTTCAGTCCCGCTTCAAAACCTCTATCAGTGTTTTAGATTTGTACAAAATGCAAGACATATGTACCATTAACTCGGATAACAATGAAGAAAAGTTTATCAGCTTAAATCCGGAATTAGTAAACACCCTCGATATATCCCCCTTAATGGAAGGACTCCAACATAGTGTTCCTTACTGTAGTATTCATTTTAAAAAGGAGCAGCACAAGGGATGGGCCGAGCAGGAAATCGAGCCACTACCAAACGTCTTCATGAGCATTTCGGAAATTCAGAAACTAATTTATCCACTTCTCAAGGTACACACGGGGGATATTCCGGTGGCTACCCTTCTTCACTGCGTTAAAGAAGAGCTTAATGTGTCAATAATGGCGAACGAAAATGGCGTTAACTTGGAGCATTTGATCTGCTGTGTTCAGGGAATTCAAGTTCGGGCAAACAATTTTGGAATTAAAATTCTCGGATGGttagaaataaacaaagaaatgCAATCAGGAACTTTTAATGCCAGTTCTAATACATGTAGCCTGACTGCAAGTGATCGCACAAATTGTGGAAGCTATTTCAAAAACTCAGTTGCCGATCCGCTTTTCCAAATTTCCCGGGAGGTTATAGAGCTGCTAAAGATGTCACCAAAATCAACTATGAAATTCAACCGTTTTATTCCGGCCTACCACAATCACTTTGGAAAGCAATGTCGAGTTGCAGACTATGGCTATACAAAGTTAATCGAATTGTTTGAGGCATTATCAAACGTTGTCCAAATTATGGGAGACGGCGAAAATCGTCAAATTACGCTATCCCACCGTATTCAAATACGCAGGTTTACATCAGACTTATTGCGTGTATTGCGCGCTAATGGTAACAACTCAGTCCTGCTTTCCCAGTTGCCATTAGTTTTTACACAGACccaaaataaaacttttgatATTACTGATTATGGAGTGTGCGACCTTATAGACATTCTAGACGGCTTGGTAAGCTCCAACATCGTGACTTTAGGCGCAGCACAGAACGGAAAAGATATTCTTATATCAATGCCAAAACGAAAGCAGACAAACAGTGAATTGGAGAAAACGTGTGTGTTCGCCGGCGAAATGGTTGAGCTCTTCCAAAACGCTCTTCAGTACACTATTCTATTTCAGAAGTTTGTACGGTCCTATCATTACCACTTTGCATACCAATGTCGTCTCAGTGATTACGGCTTTCTTAAATTGGCCGATCTTCTAGATGCAATTAATGGTTTGGTGGAAATGAAGTTGACAAGTGATGAGGACAAGAAAATAGTTCTCTCCCCACAAGTAGCTAGAAGAGTTTTCGCTGAACAATGTGAAAACCTAATTCGCAATGCCACAGGAAACTCATCGCATTGTATGAAGCTAGAACAGGTGCTGGTATTGCACAAAAAGAAATATGGCTACCAAATTCAGCCGAAAACTTTGGGAGTCATGGATATGGCTACGGCAGTTGAGCTGTTGCCTTACGTCGAGCTAAAGAAAAAAGAACAGGCCATTTGGCTCATCTGTCACAACAACGATCATGAATTTCGTTTTCTTTGCTATAGGGTGTGTAAGTATGTCATGGAAAGGGACCCTTCTGCATCAGTTTGGACAAACGTTAGAGGTGAAGTTAAGTTAACTAAATCTCAACAATTCGTAAAACCAATTGAAAAAAGCATATTGGTTAGGGATTTCAATGCTAAGTATAAAGACCATCTTTCAGAGTCAGCTCTTTTAGCCATGCGACAAGCGATTGAG GTATATGATGATGGTGGCATACAGTGTATTCGTCTTACCCGTTTCATGAAGTTTATAATTGCCATTGTGCGTATGCTTGAACAGCGGCCAAGCATGTATCTCTATGAGATCAAGAATGGTTTAAACTGTGGCCTTAGCACCACTTTTGAATTCGGATTCCCAAATTTATATTCAGTGGTTGCAGCACATAAAGACCTATTCAGTATTAACAACGGACCAACGCAAGAAAGAAGCGAGGTTTCCATTAATATGAACTGTGAGC TTCGTCAAAGTTCTTTAAGCAAAGACCAGTGCGTCCTGGAATCCCAGAAGCTAACAAATTCCAAACATAGAGCACAACGGAGCTTCCATAGTCACATTGGCGAGCATAATGGACTTCCAATCAGTCAGCCCCCCCTGAAACGAAGCGCAACAATCAATAATTGTTCAACATTCCAAACATATCATGCTGATACCGACATATTTAATGTGCCAGCGAATTGTTTACCGCCAAGAACCAACTTATCATTGCCTAATAGTTTCGGATCATCTCTGGAAAGTGGAAGTTTTTCCAATAGTTACAGCAACAAGGAAAACTCTATGAAATCTCTTCACTTGTTCAACAGTTCATTTAATTCGTCTGGCGAGCTAAATGCCAGTCTAGGCGCAGGAGATTTAACAAATATATCTTTAGGGACAGGTATCGCAGTTGATACATCAAATGAACCATCCGAACTTTGGCGTAGACGTCAACAAAACTTTAATCGCCCTAATTCATCAAATTTTCGTAAATCAGATAATGGAACTGACGGTACTTACACCATTGGAAATTACATCGCACCACCAATAGGATCCATTTACGAGCCACTAAAGTATAATGGTCAAGACAAAGAG AAATTACCCTTTTGGATTGATCCCATTTGGAGCAAAGGATCGGAACAGCTCAGGCATGACATACTTAACATTCGACTTCCTAAGGCCAGAACAACTAAAACGTTTTCCAATATACTTTCGCCTTACaccatttcgaaaaatgaaaatttgaaGCGACAGTTGTTTAGTTTTGATAATCACGATCGTAAAATAGC
- the Marf1 gene encoding meiosis regulator and mRNA stability factor 1, isoform C, translating into MGERFYRCWPFDRNGKVENIYVMEHSDPVPYQQLSTLSPTTALYSNFNNSLEAGTAERLRLNKTGSQVHSLYVGDGQVQNASEPLSFPSHLNLYQYVRTPANFTINSRNRYIPYYNNRSYSASTTGFPIASTPLISSHAHIQDQQGAASYQTIVPLYQTASHCAQQHTTLASVAPIVDNSFVESTTCPMAGITSHNIKMKMIPPNVLLPCSRPTTTAVTIQRSTGEDGGDKEGHTFAKITEMSDAVTLQITNLDYSLDESHIRSFLLNQLKPITPVVSLVFEGSSYAKVTVPDLYFAKQVVSNLHRKKIGHKRMLVSYTRDSSLTEVNTLRCQVAGLLKDVPFNTLPMYKFRELFQSRFKTSISVLDLYKMQDICTINSDNNEEKFISLNPELVNTLDISPLMEGLQHSVPYCSIHFKKEQHKGWAEQEIEPLPNVFMSISEIQKLIYPLLKVHTGDIPVATLLHCVKEELNVSIMANENGVNLEHLICCVQGIQVRANNFGIKILGWLEINKEMQSGTFNASSNTCSLTASDRTNCGSYFKNSVADPLFQISREVIELLKMSPKSTMKFNRFIPAYHNHFGKQCRVADYGYTKLIELFEALSNVVQIMGDGENRQITLSHRIQIRRFTSDLLRVLRANGNNSVLLSQLPLVFTQTQNKTFDITDYGVCDLIDILDGLVSSNIVTLGAAQNGKDILISMPKRKQTNSELEKTCVFAGEMVELFQNALQYTILFQKFVRSYHYHFAYQCRLSDYGFLKLADLLDAINGLVEMKLTSDEDKKIVLSPQVARRVFAEQCENLIRNATGNSSHCMKLEQVLVLHKKKYGYQIQPKTLGVMDMATAVELLPYVELKKKEQAIWLICHNNDHEFRFLCYRVCKYVMERDPSASVWTNVRGEVKLTKSQQFVKPIEKSILVRDFNAKYKDHLSESALLAMRQAIEVYDDGGIQCIRLTRFMKFIIAIVRMLEQRPSMYLYEIKNGLNCGLSTTFEFGFPNLYSVVAAHKDLFSINNGPTQERSEVSINMNCELRQSSLSKDQCVLESQKLTNSKHRAQRSFHSHIGEHNGLPISQPPLKRSATINNCSTFQTYHADTDIFNVPANCLPPRTNLSLPNSFGSSLESGSFSNSYSNKENSMKSLHLFNSSFNSSGELNASLGAGDLTNISLGTGIAVDTSNEPSELWRRRQQNFNRPNSSNFRKSDNGTDGTYTIGNYIAPPIGSIYEPLKYNGQDKEKLPFWIDPIWSKGSEQLRHDILNIRLPKARTTKTFSNILSPYTISKNENLKRQLFSFDNHDRKIA; encoded by the exons ATGGGGGAACGTTTCTATAG ATGCTGGCCGTTTGATAGAAACGGAAAAGTcgaaaacatatatgtaatGGAACATTCCGATCCCGTGCCTTATCAACAGCTATCGACATTATCGCCGACCACCGCACTATACTCGAACTTTAACAACTCTTTGGAAGCAGGAACCGCAGAAAGACTACGCCTTAATAAAACTGGGTCACAGGTCCACAGCCTATATGTCGGCGACGGTCAAGTGCAAAATGCTTCTGAACCCTTATCTTTTCCCAGCCACCTTAATCTGTACCAATATGTTCGTACCCCGGCAAACTTCACTATTAACAGCCGCAACCGATATATTCCGTACTATAACAATCGTTCCTACTCTGCTTCAACAACTGGTTTCCCTATAGCCAGTACTCCGCTGATCAGCAGCCATGCGCACATCCAAGACCAACAAGGTGCAGCGTCTTATCAAACGATTGTTCCGCTTTATCAGACCGCAAGCCACTGTGCGCAGCAACATACAACATTGGCATCGGTAGCTCCAATCGTGGACAATTCATTCGTTGAAAGCACCACTTGCCCCATGGCCGGCATCACCTCTCACAacatcaaaatgaaaatgattcCTCCCAATGTATTGTTGCCTTGCTCCAGGCCTACGACAACCGCGGTGACCATCCAAAGGTCAACCGGAGAAGACGGTGGAGATAAAGAAGGTCATACTTTTGCTAAGATTACGGAGATGAGCGATGCTGTTACTTTGCAGATCACCAACTTGGACTACTCGCTGGACGAATCACATATACGCAGCTTTCTACTTAATCAGCTTAAGCCCATTACGCCAGTTGTGTCACTTGTCTTCGAGGGAAGCTCCTATGCCAAAGTCACTGTTCCAGATCTTTAT TTCGCAAAGCAGGTCGTCTCCAATTTGCACCGCAAGAAGATTGGACACAAACGCATGCTGGTCAGTTATACTCGAGATTCCTCCCTCACCGAGGTCAACACACTCCGCTGCCAGGTCGCAGGACTTCTAAAG GATGTCCCATTCAACACCCTCCCCATGTATAAGTTTAGAGAACTATTTCAGTCCCGCTTCAAAACCTCTATCAGTGTTTTAGATTTGTACAAAATGCAAGACATATGTACCATTAACTCGGATAACAATGAAGAAAAGTTTATCAGCTTAAATCCGGAATTAGTAAACACCCTCGATATATCCCCCTTAATGGAAGGACTCCAACATAGTGTTCCTTACTGTAGTATTCATTTTAAAAAGGAGCAGCACAAGGGATGGGCCGAGCAGGAAATCGAGCCACTACCAAACGTCTTCATGAGCATTTCGGAAATTCAGAAACTAATTTATCCACTTCTCAAGGTACACACGGGGGATATTCCGGTGGCTACCCTTCTTCACTGCGTTAAAGAAGAGCTTAATGTGTCAATAATGGCGAACGAAAATGGCGTTAACTTGGAGCATTTGATCTGCTGTGTTCAGGGAATTCAAGTTCGGGCAAACAATTTTGGAATTAAAATTCTCGGATGGttagaaataaacaaagaaatgCAATCAGGAACTTTTAATGCCAGTTCTAATACATGTAGCCTGACTGCAAGTGATCGCACAAATTGTGGAAGCTATTTCAAAAACTCAGTTGCCGATCCGCTTTTCCAAATTTCCCGGGAGGTTATAGAGCTGCTAAAGATGTCACCAAAATCAACTATGAAATTCAACCGTTTTATTCCGGCCTACCACAATCACTTTGGAAAGCAATGTCGAGTTGCAGACTATGGCTATACAAAGTTAATCGAATTGTTTGAGGCATTATCAAACGTTGTCCAAATTATGGGAGACGGCGAAAATCGTCAAATTACGCTATCCCACCGTATTCAAATACGCAGGTTTACATCAGACTTATTGCGTGTATTGCGCGCTAATGGTAACAACTCAGTCCTGCTTTCCCAGTTGCCATTAGTTTTTACACAGACccaaaataaaacttttgatATTACTGATTATGGAGTGTGCGACCTTATAGACATTCTAGACGGCTTGGTAAGCTCCAACATCGTGACTTTAGGCGCAGCACAGAACGGAAAAGATATTCTTATATCAATGCCAAAACGAAAGCAGACAAACAGTGAATTGGAGAAAACGTGTGTGTTCGCCGGCGAAATGGTTGAGCTCTTCCAAAACGCTCTTCAGTACACTATTCTATTTCAGAAGTTTGTACGGTCCTATCATTACCACTTTGCATACCAATGTCGTCTCAGTGATTACGGCTTTCTTAAATTGGCCGATCTTCTAGATGCAATTAATGGTTTGGTGGAAATGAAGTTGACAAGTGATGAGGACAAGAAAATAGTTCTCTCCCCACAAGTAGCTAGAAGAGTTTTCGCTGAACAATGTGAAAACCTAATTCGCAATGCCACAGGAAACTCATCGCATTGTATGAAGCTAGAACAGGTGCTGGTATTGCACAAAAAGAAATATGGCTACCAAATTCAGCCGAAAACTTTGGGAGTCATGGATATGGCTACGGCAGTTGAGCTGTTGCCTTACGTCGAGCTAAAGAAAAAAGAACAGGCCATTTGGCTCATCTGTCACAACAACGATCATGAATTTCGTTTTCTTTGCTATAGGGTGTGTAAGTATGTCATGGAAAGGGACCCTTCTGCATCAGTTTGGACAAACGTTAGAGGTGAAGTTAAGTTAACTAAATCTCAACAATTCGTAAAACCAATTGAAAAAAGCATATTGGTTAGGGATTTCAATGCTAAGTATAAAGACCATCTTTCAGAGTCAGCTCTTTTAGCCATGCGACAAGCGATTGAG GTATATGATGATGGTGGCATACAGTGTATTCGTCTTACCCGTTTCATGAAGTTTATAATTGCCATTGTGCGTATGCTTGAACAGCGGCCAAGCATGTATCTCTATGAGATCAAGAATGGTTTAAACTGTGGCCTTAGCACCACTTTTGAATTCGGATTCCCAAATTTATATTCAGTGGTTGCAGCACATAAAGACCTATTCAGTATTAACAACGGACCAACGCAAGAAAGAAGCGAGGTTTCCATTAATATGAACTGTGAGC TTCGTCAAAGTTCTTTAAGCAAAGACCAGTGCGTCCTGGAATCCCAGAAGCTAACAAATTCCAAACATAGAGCACAACGGAGCTTCCATAGTCACATTGGCGAGCATAATGGACTTCCAATCAGTCAGCCCCCCCTGAAACGAAGCGCAACAATCAATAATTGTTCAACATTCCAAACATATCATGCTGATACCGACATATTTAATGTGCCAGCGAATTGTTTACCGCCAAGAACCAACTTATCATTGCCTAATAGTTTCGGATCATCTCTGGAAAGTGGAAGTTTTTCCAATAGTTACAGCAACAAGGAAAACTCTATGAAATCTCTTCACTTGTTCAACAGTTCATTTAATTCGTCTGGCGAGCTAAATGCCAGTCTAGGCGCAGGAGATTTAACAAATATATCTTTAGGGACAGGTATCGCAGTTGATACATCAAATGAACCATCCGAACTTTGGCGTAGACGTCAACAAAACTTTAATCGCCCTAATTCATCAAATTTTCGTAAATCAGATAATGGAACTGACGGTACTTACACCATTGGAAATTACATCGCACCACCAATAGGATCCATTTACGAGCCACTAAAGTATAATGGTCAAGACAAAGAG AAATTACCCTTTTGGATTGATCCCATTTGGAGCAAAGGATCGGAACAGCTCAGGCATGACATACTTAACATTCGACTTCCTAAGGCCAGAACAACTAAAACGTTTTCCAATATACTTTCGCCTTACaccatttcgaaaaatgaaaatttgaaGCGACAGTTGTTTAGTTTTGATAATCACGATCGTAAAATAGC